One genomic region from Sciurus carolinensis chromosome 2, mSciCar1.2, whole genome shotgun sequence encodes:
- the LOC124977627 gene encoding olfactory receptor 4F6-like yields MDEANHSVVSEFVFLGLSNSWATQLFLFLFSCVFYVASLMGNLLIVLTVTSDPHLQSPMYFLLANLSIIDLIFCSSTVPKMIYDIFRKHKTISFGGCIVQIFFIHAVGGTEMVLLIAMAFDRYVAICKPLHYLTIMSPRRCILFLVASWIIGFIHSVTQLAFVVDLPFCGPNELDSFFCDLPRFIKLACIETHTLGFMVTANSGFISVASFLILIISYVFILVTVRKKSLGDLSKALSTLSAHVTVVVLFFGPLIFFYMWPFPTSHLDKFLAIFDAVITPFLNPFIYTFRNKEMKVAMRRLCTQFVNYNEIS; encoded by the coding sequence ATGGATGAAGCCAACCACTCTGTGGTGTCTGAGTTTGTGTTCCTTGGACTCTCCAATTCATGGGCaacccagctcttcctcttcctcttttcctgtgtGTTCTATGTAGCAAGTCTGATGGGAAACCTTCTCATTGTGCTGACTGTGACCTCTGACCCTCATTTACAGTCCCCCATGTACTTCCTGCTAGCCAACCTTTCCATCATTGATTTGATATTTTGCTCCTCTACAGTTCCCAAGATGATCTATGACATTTTCAGAAAGCACAAAACCATCTCCTTTGGAGGCTGTATAGTTCAGATCTTCTTTATCCATGCAGTTGGGGGCACTGAGATGGTGCTGCTCATCGCCATGGCCTTTGACAGATATGTGGCCATATGTAAACCTCTCCACTATCTGACCATCATGAGCCCACGGAGGTGCATTTTGTTTCTAGTTGCTTCCTGGATTATTGGCTTTATTCATTCAGTGACTCAGTTGGCCTTTGTTGTAGACTTGCCCTTCTGTGGGCCAAATGAATTAGATAGTTTTTTTTGTGACCTTCCTCGATTTATAAAACTTGCTTGCATAGAGACCCATACACTGGGATTCATGGTAACTGCCAACAGTGGTTTTATTTCTGTGGCCTCCTTTTTAATTCTGATCATCtcttatgtctttattttggtgACTGTTCGAAAAAAATCTTTGGGCGATTTATCCAAGGCCCTTTCCACTCTGTCAGCTCATGTCACTGTGGTGGTTTTGTTCTTTGGGCCGTTAATCTTTTTCTACATGTGGCCATTTCCCACATCACATCTGGATAAATTCCTTGCCATCTTTGATGCAGTTATTACTCCTTTTCTAAACCCATTCATCTacacttttagaaataaagagatgaagGTGGCAATGAGAAGACTATGCACTCAGTTTgtaaattataatgaaatttcctaa